One window of the Burkholderia sp. FERM BP-3421 genome contains the following:
- a CDS encoding cytochrome b: protein MSPASNAAYTRFSVVMHWSIALLILLNLMIGLYMDTFPHNSPQFNGILFYHASIGSLIFMLTIPRLVWRFTHTPPALPSSVPTWQARAAGTLHSILYVLLFLVPLAGYVHRLAGAHPVSFFGLVNLPVFIGRDEPLRLLTDTLHRALVLTLALLLVAHIGAALKHKFVDRDGVAGRMGI, encoded by the coding sequence ATGTCCCCCGCCAGCAATGCCGCCTACACGCGCTTTTCCGTCGTCATGCACTGGTCCATCGCGCTCCTGATCCTGTTGAACCTGATGATCGGGCTCTACATGGATACCTTCCCGCACAACTCGCCTCAATTCAACGGCATCCTGTTCTATCACGCGTCGATCGGCAGCCTGATCTTCATGCTGACGATCCCCCGCCTGGTGTGGCGCTTCACGCATACCCCGCCGGCCCTGCCTTCCAGCGTGCCGACCTGGCAGGCGCGGGCGGCGGGCACCTTGCACAGCATCCTGTACGTGCTGCTGTTCCTCGTACCGCTCGCAGGCTACGTGCACCGCCTGGCGGGCGCGCATCCGGTCAGCTTCTTCGGGTTGGTGAATCTGCCCGTCTTCATCGGCCGCGACGAACCGCTGCGCCTGCTGACCGACACGCTGCATCGCGCCTTGGTGCTGACGCTCGCGCTGTTGCTGGTCGCGCATATCGGCGCCGCGTTGAAGCACAAGTTCGTCGATCGCGACGGCGTGGCAGGGCGCATGGGTATTTGA
- a CDS encoding sigma-70 family RNA polymerase sigma factor, with amino-acid sequence MNEQTAVGRFETLVMPHMNSAYSVARWLTHNDQDAQDVVQEAYVRAFRFIAGFQGGDARPWLLAIVRNVFYTWYQQNKRREADSQAFEEDEYLPESDDDGNDNPEVLMMRNQDRQQVIAALGMLSLEYREIIVLREIEELSYKEIAAIVGIPMGTVMSRLGRGRQRLAAILAKMGQVA; translated from the coding sequence ATGAACGAACAGACTGCTGTCGGGCGCTTTGAAACCTTGGTGATGCCCCATATGAATTCCGCATACAGCGTGGCCAGATGGCTGACGCACAACGATCAGGACGCGCAGGACGTCGTCCAGGAGGCGTACGTCCGGGCGTTCCGGTTCATTGCCGGCTTTCAGGGCGGCGACGCCCGGCCCTGGCTGCTCGCCATCGTCCGCAACGTGTTCTACACGTGGTACCAGCAGAACAAGCGCCGTGAGGCCGATTCGCAGGCGTTCGAGGAAGACGAATACCTGCCGGAGTCGGACGACGACGGCAACGACAATCCCGAGGTGCTCATGATGCGCAATCAGGACCGTCAGCAGGTCATCGCGGCGCTCGGCATGCTCAGCCTCGAATACCGGGAGATCATCGTGCTTCGTGAGATCGAGGAACTGTCCTATAAGGAGATCGCCGCGATCGTCGGCATTCCGATGGGCACGGTCATGTCGCGTCTGGGACGCGGGCGTCAGCGGCTTGCCGCGATCCTGGCAAAAATGGGACAGGTGGCATGA
- a CDS encoding anti-sigma factor family protein, which yields MMNHENTFALLPGYVDNELTLSETVEFERHLAGCAECRRALEAQRQVGVLLKASDLRFAAPEALRARIEAELCPRRSLAHRFGAWLRAWKQKRRSNWMPVGALAVSAAALVWSGTLYLAAPPADVQLSQELVDSHVRSLQPDRLIDVISTDRHTVKPWFNGKIDFAPPVLDFAQAGYPLIGGRLDYVDGRTVAVMVYRYKLHPINLYVWPGHAAGKNPAIQERQGYHIAHWSDGRMNYWVVTDAGADELDGFIKNLRAHTES from the coding sequence ATGATGAACCACGAGAATACATTCGCGTTGCTCCCGGGATACGTCGACAACGAACTCACGCTCAGTGAGACGGTCGAGTTCGAGCGCCATCTGGCCGGGTGTGCCGAGTGTCGGCGCGCGCTCGAGGCACAGCGGCAGGTGGGCGTGCTCCTGAAGGCGTCCGACCTGCGGTTCGCCGCGCCCGAGGCATTGCGCGCGCGCATCGAGGCCGAACTGTGTCCGCGCCGGTCCCTTGCCCATCGTTTCGGGGCATGGCTGCGGGCGTGGAAGCAAAAGAGGCGATCGAACTGGATGCCGGTCGGGGCGCTCGCCGTCAGCGCGGCGGCGCTCGTGTGGAGCGGGACGCTTTACCTGGCCGCGCCGCCGGCCGACGTTCAACTGAGCCAGGAACTCGTCGACAGCCACGTGCGCTCGCTGCAACCCGATCGGCTGATCGACGTGATCTCCACGGATCGGCATACCGTGAAGCCCTGGTTCAACGGCAAGATCGATTTTGCTCCGCCGGTGCTCGACTTTGCGCAGGCGGGGTATCCGCTGATCGGCGGGCGTCTCGACTATGTCGACGGCCGGACCGTGGCGGTGATGGTCTATCGCTACAAGCTTCATCCCATCAACCTGTACGTGTGGCCGGGGCATGCGGCCGGAAAGAATCCCGCGATTCAGGAGCGGCAGGGCTACCACATCGCGCACTGGAGCGACGGGCGCATGAATTACTGGGTGGTGACGGATGCCGGCGCGGACGAGCTCGACGGGTTCATCAAGAACCTGAGGGCGCATACGGAATCGTAG
- a CDS encoding S8/S53 family peptidase translates to MPDTNETKLLIRLPRSYTQTLRQTPTLQTQILAGLGAGAVEPLFTHASARLSASLTDWLVFQPDQVEDRHPWDRAHRQAASIARGAAALDVYVEPNSAHRRNFVRTAPDAPTLDAAPTTAPPFPPSAPLNSAYPPAADTAFSPGWHLSRAGFPRAWAVTRGGGVRIAHLDIGWWPGQYSAPRCMRPDLGYNFVEDNQDTVDPDDGPNAGHGTATLALLAGNKVSLDGKTEATPHGQVYEGFIGGAPEAEIVPVRIAGVLGSVVYLYGNTMARGLDYALDPGDGRRCDVISLSQGGLPLKSWAYAVNALYEAGVVVVAAAGDSYWAVVTDIATHYTVYPAAFYRVVTATGVTYDDGPYKRDQLGVMQGCWGPDAVMAKAVGAYTPNVPWMRIETQYGWGLDGGGTSASTPQIAAACALWLARYGSRFPDDWRRVAACRAALGRSVADARKNFGEIGLGRLDACAMMSEALAAEIKTLCDENKLQHIDPDEVSFPFLRLLFGLPPPGKGIEGQGVEEMYEVEALQIFYRSTDPDLVKAVEDYDRGRPPAAGDLPGLRARFLQAVDMSDALRGYLTAHA, encoded by the coding sequence ATGCCCGATACCAATGAAACCAAGCTGCTGATCCGCTTGCCCCGTTCCTATACGCAAACCTTGCGGCAAACCCCCACCCTGCAGACGCAGATCCTCGCCGGCCTCGGCGCCGGCGCGGTCGAGCCGCTCTTCACGCACGCCAGTGCGCGGTTGTCCGCCAGCCTCACCGACTGGCTCGTGTTTCAACCAGACCAGGTCGAGGACCGCCATCCCTGGGACCGCGCCCATCGCCAGGCCGCCTCGATCGCGCGCGGCGCGGCCGCGCTCGATGTCTACGTGGAGCCGAACAGCGCACACCGGCGCAACTTCGTGCGCACCGCCCCCGATGCGCCGACCCTCGACGCCGCGCCCACGACCGCACCGCCCTTTCCGCCCTCCGCGCCGCTCAACAGCGCCTATCCGCCGGCCGCGGACACCGCGTTCTCGCCGGGCTGGCACCTGTCGCGCGCGGGCTTCCCGCGGGCATGGGCCGTCACCCGGGGCGGCGGCGTGCGCATCGCGCACCTCGACATCGGCTGGTGGCCCGGGCAGTATTCCGCGCCGCGATGCATGCGGCCCGACCTCGGCTACAACTTCGTCGAGGACAACCAAGACACGGTGGACCCGGACGACGGACCGAACGCGGGACACGGCACGGCCACGCTGGCCCTGCTCGCGGGCAACAAGGTCAGCCTGGACGGCAAGACCGAGGCGACGCCGCACGGGCAGGTCTACGAAGGCTTCATCGGCGGCGCGCCCGAGGCCGAGATCGTCCCGGTCAGGATCGCCGGCGTGCTGGGCTCGGTCGTCTATCTGTACGGCAACACGATGGCGCGCGGCCTCGACTACGCGCTGGACCCGGGCGACGGCCGGCGCTGCGACGTGATCAGCCTGAGCCAGGGCGGCCTGCCGCTGAAGTCCTGGGCGTATGCGGTCAATGCGCTGTACGAGGCGGGCGTCGTCGTGGTCGCGGCGGCGGGCGACAGCTACTGGGCCGTGGTCACCGACATCGCCACGCACTACACGGTCTATCCGGCCGCGTTCTACCGCGTGGTCACGGCGACGGGCGTGACGTATGACGACGGCCCGTACAAGCGCGACCAGCTCGGCGTGATGCAGGGCTGCTGGGGCCCCGACGCGGTCATGGCGAAGGCGGTCGGCGCGTACACGCCGAACGTGCCGTGGATGCGCATCGAGACGCAGTACGGCTGGGGTCTCGACGGCGGCGGCACCTCGGCCAGCACGCCGCAGATCGCGGCCGCCTGCGCGTTGTGGCTGGCCAGGTACGGCAGCCGGTTTCCCGACGACTGGCGCAGGGTCGCCGCCTGTCGCGCGGCGCTCGGCCGGTCGGTGGCCGATGCGCGGAAGAACTTCGGCGAGATCGGGCTGGGCAGGCTCGACGCCTGCGCGATGATGAGCGAGGCGCTCGCGGCCGAGATCAAGACGCTGTGCGACGAGAACAAGCTGCAGCACATCGATCCCGACGAGGTCTCGTTCCCGTTCCTGCGCCTGCTGTTCGGCCTGCCGCCGCCGGGCAAGGGCATCGAGGGCCAGGGCGTCGAGGAGATGTACGAGGTGGAGGCGCTGCAGATCTTCTATCGCAGCACCGATCCGGATCTCGTCAAGGCCGTGGAGGACTACGACCGCGGCCGGCCGCCCGCCGCCGGCGACCTGCCCGGCCTGCGCGCGCGCTTTCTCCAGGCAGTCGACATGTCGGATGCGTTGCGCGGGTATCTGACGGCGCACGCGTAG
- a CDS encoding IclR family transcriptional regulator, translating to MTTEDLQAKPGDSYVQSFARGLSVIRAFNAEHPEQTLTEVAAATGLTRAGARRILLTLQTLGYVEADGRLFRLTPRILDLGFAYLTSMPFWNLAEPVMEQLSAQVHESCSAAVLDHTEIVYVLRMPTRQIMAINLSIGSRLPAYCTSMGRVLLATLDDAELDATLARSALHAHTPRTLTDPVALKEAIALVRRQGWAIVDQELEAGLISLSAPIRNRRGQVIAAMNISGNAQRHSARQMVKGFLEPLLEAAQTVSEMVARRG from the coding sequence ATGACTACAGAAGACCTTCAGGCGAAGCCCGGCGACTCCTACGTGCAGTCGTTCGCGCGCGGCCTTTCGGTGATCCGCGCGTTCAACGCCGAGCATCCCGAGCAGACGCTGACCGAAGTCGCCGCCGCGACGGGCCTCACGCGCGCGGGGGCGCGCCGCATCCTGCTGACGCTGCAGACCCTCGGCTACGTCGAGGCCGACGGCCGGCTGTTCCGGCTCACGCCGCGCATCCTCGATCTCGGCTTTGCCTACCTCACCTCGATGCCGTTCTGGAACCTCGCCGAGCCGGTGATGGAGCAGCTTTCGGCGCAGGTGCACGAAAGCTGCTCGGCGGCGGTGCTCGATCACACCGAGATCGTCTACGTGCTGCGCATGCCGACCCGCCAGATCATGGCGATCAATCTGTCGATCGGCAGCCGGCTGCCCGCGTACTGCACGTCGATGGGCCGGGTGCTGCTCGCCACGCTCGACGACGCGGAACTCGACGCGACGCTCGCGCGGAGCGCGCTGCACGCGCACACGCCGCGCACGCTGACCGATCCCGTCGCGCTCAAGGAAGCGATCGCGCTGGTGCGCCGGCAGGGCTGGGCGATCGTCGACCAGGAACTGGAGGCGGGGCTGATCTCGCTGTCGGCGCCGATCCGCAACCGGCGCGGCCAGGTGATCGCCGCGATGAACATCAGCGGCAACGCGCAGCGACACTCGGCCAGGCAGATGGTGAAGGGATTTCTCGAACCGCTGCTGGAGGCCGCGCAAACGGTCTCGGAGATGGTCGCGCGACGCGGCTGA
- the pcaF gene encoding 3-oxoadipyl-CoA thiolase, which produces MTDAFLCDAIRTPIGRYGGALSSVRADDLGAVPLRVLAERNREVDWAALDDVIFGCANQAGEDNRNVARMSLLLAGWPVDVPGATVNRLCGSGMDAIGIAARAIKAGEAGLMVAGGVESMSRAPFVMGKATSAFARQAEIHDTTIGWRFVNPLMKQLHGVDAMPETAENVADDYRVSREDQDRFALRSQQKAARAQQDGTLAQEIAAVAIPQKKGEPLVVARDEHPRETSLDALAKLKGVVRPDGTVTAGNASGVNDGAAALLLASEDAARRHGLTPRARVLGIATAGVAPRVMGIGPAPATQKLLARLGMTLDQFDVIELNEAFASQGLAVLRLLGVADDDPRVNPNGGAIALGHPLGASGARLVTTAMYELARKRGRYALCTMCIGVGQGIAIAIERV; this is translated from the coding sequence ATGACCGATGCTTTCCTCTGTGATGCCATCCGCACGCCGATCGGCCGCTACGGCGGCGCGCTGTCCTCCGTCCGCGCGGACGATCTCGGCGCCGTGCCGCTGCGCGTGCTGGCCGAGCGCAACCGCGAGGTCGACTGGGCGGCGCTCGACGACGTGATCTTCGGCTGTGCCAACCAGGCGGGCGAGGACAATCGCAACGTCGCCCGGATGTCGCTGCTGCTGGCCGGCTGGCCGGTGGACGTGCCGGGCGCGACGGTCAACCGGCTGTGCGGGTCCGGGATGGACGCGATCGGCATCGCCGCGCGCGCGATCAAGGCGGGCGAGGCCGGGCTGATGGTGGCGGGCGGCGTCGAGAGCATGAGCCGCGCGCCGTTCGTGATGGGCAAGGCGACCAGCGCGTTCGCGCGCCAGGCCGAGATCCACGACACGACGATCGGCTGGCGCTTCGTCAATCCGCTGATGAAACAGCTGCACGGCGTCGATGCGATGCCGGAGACCGCCGAGAACGTCGCGGACGACTACCGCGTGAGCCGCGAGGATCAGGACCGCTTCGCGCTGCGCAGCCAGCAGAAGGCCGCGCGCGCGCAGCAGGACGGCACGCTCGCGCAGGAGATCGCCGCGGTCGCGATTCCGCAGAAGAAGGGCGAGCCGCTGGTGGTGGCGCGCGACGAGCATCCGCGCGAGACCTCGCTCGATGCGCTCGCGAAACTGAAGGGCGTGGTGCGGCCGGACGGCACGGTGACGGCGGGCAACGCGTCCGGCGTGAACGACGGCGCGGCCGCGCTGCTGCTCGCGAGCGAAGACGCCGCGCGGCGTCACGGGCTCACGCCGCGCGCGCGCGTGCTCGGCATCGCGACGGCGGGCGTCGCGCCGCGCGTGATGGGCATCGGCCCCGCGCCCGCGACGCAGAAGCTGCTCGCGCGGCTCGGCATGACGCTCGACCAGTTCGACGTGATCGAGCTGAACGAGGCCTTCGCGTCGCAGGGCCTGGCCGTGCTGCGGCTGCTCGGCGTCGCCGACGACGATCCGCGCGTCAACCCGAACGGCGGCGCGATCGCGCTCGGCCATCCGCTCGGCGCGTCGGGCGCGCGCCTCGTGACCACAGCGATGTACGAGCTGGCGCGCAAGCGCGGCCGCTACGCGCTGTGCACGATGTGCATCGGGGTCGGGCAGGGCATCGCGATCGCGATCGAGCGCGTCTAG
- a CDS encoding GNAT family N-acetyltransferase translates to MTRAHARLVERPLARDDIPLVWTIDRSEIIEHMYALREGALRLAPEFYDVRGWPDGEAEHYTPLLVDCLDRGGWGLGLFDGARLVAATLVDSRPLGARGDMLQLAFLHVSHDWRGHGLGERLYRAAQAQARRMGAARLYVSATPSQRTIDFYLRMGCVVSDAPDPALFALEPEDIHLEGPTA, encoded by the coding sequence ATGACGCGCGCTCACGCCCGGCTCGTCGAGCGGCCGCTCGCCCGCGACGACATCCCGCTCGTGTGGACCATCGATCGCAGCGAGATCATCGAGCACATGTACGCGCTGCGCGAAGGCGCGCTGCGGCTCGCGCCCGAGTTCTACGACGTGCGCGGCTGGCCCGATGGCGAGGCCGAGCACTACACGCCGCTCCTCGTCGACTGCCTCGATCGCGGCGGCTGGGGCCTCGGCCTGTTCGACGGCGCGCGGCTCGTGGCCGCGACACTCGTCGACAGCCGCCCGCTGGGCGCGCGCGGCGACATGCTGCAACTGGCGTTCCTGCACGTGAGCCACGACTGGCGCGGCCACGGGCTCGGCGAACGGCTGTATCGCGCCGCGCAGGCGCAGGCGCGCCGGATGGGCGCCGCGCGGCTGTACGTGTCGGCGACGCCGTCGCAACGCACGATCGATTTCTACCTGCGGATGGGCTGCGTGGTCAGCGACGCGCCCGACCCCGCGCTGTTCGCGCTGGAGCCCGAGGACATCCACCTCGAAGGCCCGACGGCCTGA
- a CDS encoding class I SAM-dependent methyltransferase → MLSTFHESNRLSWNAATVAHNSHKGDQAAFFRAGGSTLFPEERELLGELAGTRLLHLQCNAGQDSLSLVRLGAQVTGVDISDTAIDFARRLSADSGLPARFERADVLAWMPEAAARGERYERVFASYGALCWLSDLRAWARGVAGLLAPGGRFAIVEFHPFALYFDAQWRAHYDYFQREPNHEPNGVGDYVAESGIGLHASHPGIEDFVNPHPSYEFMWGLGEVVNALTAAGLVVDCLNEYPYANGWKGFEGMRELEGRRMAPPARMPSLPLMYGIAAHRP, encoded by the coding sequence ATGCTTTCGACATTTCATGAATCCAACCGGCTATCGTGGAATGCGGCGACGGTCGCGCACAACAGTCACAAGGGCGATCAGGCGGCGTTCTTCCGTGCGGGCGGCTCCACCCTGTTCCCCGAGGAGCGCGAATTGCTCGGGGAACTGGCCGGCACGCGACTGCTGCATCTGCAATGCAACGCGGGGCAGGATTCGTTGAGCCTCGTCCGGCTCGGCGCGCAGGTGACGGGCGTCGACATCTCCGACACGGCGATCGATTTCGCGCGCCGCCTGTCGGCCGACAGCGGGCTGCCCGCGCGCTTCGAGCGCGCGGACGTGCTCGCCTGGATGCCCGAGGCGGCCGCGCGCGGCGAGCGCTACGAGCGGGTGTTCGCGTCGTACGGCGCGCTCTGCTGGCTGTCCGACCTGCGCGCCTGGGCGCGCGGCGTCGCGGGCCTGCTCGCGCCGGGCGGCCGCTTCGCGATCGTCGAGTTTCATCCGTTCGCGCTGTACTTCGATGCGCAGTGGCGCGCGCACTACGACTATTTCCAGCGCGAGCCGAACCATGAACCGAACGGGGTGGGCGACTACGTCGCCGAATCGGGCATCGGGCTCCACGCCTCTCACCCGGGCATCGAGGATTTCGTGAATCCGCACCCGAGCTACGAATTCATGTGGGGGCTCGGCGAGGTGGTGAACGCGCTCACGGCGGCGGGGCTCGTGGTCGACTGCCTGAACGAGTATCCGTATGCGAACGGCTGGAAAGGCTTCGAGGGCATGCGCGAACTGGAAGGCCGGCGGATGGCGCCGCCCGCGCGCATGCCGAGCCTGCCGCTGATGTACGGCATCGCCGCGCACCGGCCATGA
- a CDS encoding methyl-accepting chemotaxis protein: MRNNQPVTQQEYDFPDELTLMSTTDTDSIVTYANTAFAQVSGFSTEELVGQPHNVVRHPDMPREAFADMWATLKGGEPWTALVKNRRKSGDHYWVRANAIPVMRDGRPEGYMSVRTKASRDEIAAAEALYKAFRTGKTGWRAFHKGLVVRTGLLRCLSWSRTAPVRARLHAPFVALVPVVTGAAWTLGLSDAPLAALAGVTAGTAGLAAWWLDAQIAQPLRAVRDQALRVASGESRDAVRMDRVDEIGMTLRTISQLGLMFRWLVDDVSEQVHNVQRASNEIAQGNNDLSARTEQAATSVQQTAASMAQMTATVESNADTAVQADQLSRSASGAAERGGQAVHEVVSTMNDISESSRRISDIIGVIDGIAFQTNILALNAAVEAARAGEQGRGFAVVAGEVRALAQRSANAAKEIKSLISTSVDRVTSGARLVDDAGRTMDDIVNQVKRVSDLIAEISTATAEQSKGVSQVDQAVVHLDSITQQNAALVEQSAAASDNLRQQATRLVEAVGVFR, translated from the coding sequence ATGCGCAATAACCAACCCGTTACCCAACAGGAATACGATTTTCCCGACGAGCTGACGCTGATGTCGACGACCGACACCGACAGCATCGTCACCTACGCGAACACCGCGTTCGCGCAGGTCAGCGGCTTCTCGACCGAGGAACTGGTCGGCCAGCCGCACAACGTGGTGCGTCATCCGGACATGCCGCGCGAGGCGTTCGCCGACATGTGGGCGACGCTGAAGGGCGGCGAGCCGTGGACCGCGCTCGTCAAGAACCGCCGCAAGAGCGGCGACCACTACTGGGTGCGCGCGAACGCGATCCCGGTGATGCGCGACGGCCGGCCGGAAGGCTATATGTCGGTGCGCACCAAGGCGTCGCGCGACGAGATCGCCGCCGCCGAGGCGCTGTACAAGGCATTCCGCACCGGCAAGACCGGCTGGCGCGCGTTTCACAAGGGGCTGGTTGTCCGCACCGGGCTGCTGCGCTGCCTGTCGTGGTCGCGCACGGCGCCGGTGCGCGCGCGGCTGCACGCGCCGTTCGTCGCGCTGGTGCCGGTCGTGACCGGCGCGGCGTGGACGCTCGGGCTTTCCGACGCGCCACTGGCGGCATTGGCCGGCGTCACGGCCGGCACGGCCGGGCTCGCGGCCTGGTGGCTCGACGCGCAGATCGCCCAGCCGCTGCGCGCGGTGCGCGACCAGGCGCTGCGGGTCGCGTCCGGCGAAAGCCGCGACGCGGTGCGGATGGACCGCGTCGACGAGATCGGCATGACGCTGCGCACGATCAGCCAGCTGGGCCTGATGTTCCGCTGGCTCGTCGACGACGTGAGCGAACAGGTCCACAACGTGCAGCGCGCGAGCAACGAGATCGCGCAGGGCAACAACGACCTGAGCGCGCGCACCGAGCAGGCGGCGACGAGCGTGCAGCAGACCGCGGCGTCGATGGCGCAGATGACGGCCACGGTCGAGAGCAATGCGGATACCGCGGTGCAGGCGGACCAACTGTCGCGCTCGGCGAGCGGCGCGGCGGAACGCGGCGGGCAGGCGGTGCACGAGGTGGTGAGCACGATGAACGACATCAGCGAAAGCTCGCGGCGCATCTCGGACATCATCGGCGTGATCGACGGCATCGCGTTCCAGACCAACATCCTGGCCTTGAACGCGGCGGTCGAGGCGGCGCGCGCGGGCGAGCAGGGGCGCGGCTTCGCGGTGGTCGCGGGCGAGGTGCGCGCGCTCGCGCAGCGCAGCGCGAACGCGGCGAAGGAGATCAAGTCGCTGATCAGCACGAGCGTCGACCGGGTCACGTCGGGCGCGCGGCTCGTCGACGACGCGGGGCGCACGATGGACGACATCGTCAACCAGGTCAAGCGCGTGTCGGACCTGATCGCCGAGATCAGCACCGCGACGGCGGAGCAGAGCAAGGGGGTGTCGCAGGTCGATCAGGCGGTGGTGCATCTCGATTCGATCACGCAGCAGAATGCGGCGCTCGTGGAGCAAAGCGCGGCGGCGTCGGACAACCTGCGGCAGCAGGCGACGCGGCTCGTGGAGGCGGTGGGGGTGTTCCGCTGA
- the gabD gene encoding NADP-dependent succinate-semialdehyde dehydrogenase produces the protein MSIDVALKDPALFRQQAYIAGEWQSAASGETFDVRNPATGERIGAVPALGAADTRRAIDAANAAWPAWRKRTAKERAAVLRKWHDLMLAHADDLALLLTTEQGKPLAEAKGEILYAASFLEWFAEEGKRVYGDTIPTPAGDKRIVVTKEPVGVCAAITPWNFPAAMITRKVGPALAAGCPIVVKPAEATPFSALALAVLAERAGVPAGVFSVITGDPKAIGGELTANPIVRKLSFTGSTPIGRLLMAQCAPTVKKVSLELGGNAPFIVFDDADLDAAVEGAIASKYRNSGQTCVCTNRFYVHDKVYDAFADKLRAAVEKLKVGRGTEAGVTQGPLINEAAVLKVESHIEDALAKGARVLTGGKRHALGHGFFEPTVLAGVTPAMKVAKDETFGPLAPLFRFASDDEVISYANDTEFGLAAYFYSRDIGRVWRVAEALEYGMVGINTGLISNEVAPFGGVKQSGLGREGSHYGIDDYVVIKYLCMGL, from the coding sequence ATGAGCATCGACGTTGCACTGAAGGATCCCGCGCTGTTCCGCCAGCAGGCGTACATCGCGGGCGAATGGCAGTCCGCCGCGAGCGGCGAGACGTTCGACGTGCGCAATCCGGCGACGGGCGAGCGCATCGGCGCCGTGCCCGCGCTGGGCGCGGCCGACACGCGGCGCGCGATCGACGCCGCGAACGCCGCCTGGCCCGCGTGGCGCAAGCGCACCGCGAAGGAGCGCGCGGCCGTGCTGCGCAAGTGGCATGACCTGATGCTCGCGCATGCCGACGACCTCGCGCTGCTGCTGACCACCGAGCAGGGCAAGCCGCTCGCCGAAGCGAAGGGCGAGATCCTGTACGCGGCGTCGTTCCTCGAATGGTTCGCCGAGGAAGGCAAGCGCGTGTACGGCGACACGATCCCGACGCCCGCGGGCGACAAGCGGATCGTCGTGACCAAGGAGCCGGTCGGGGTGTGCGCCGCGATCACGCCGTGGAACTTCCCCGCCGCGATGATCACGCGCAAGGTCGGCCCGGCGCTCGCGGCCGGCTGTCCGATCGTCGTCAAGCCGGCGGAAGCCACGCCGTTCTCGGCGCTCGCGCTCGCGGTGCTCGCGGAGCGCGCGGGCGTGCCCGCCGGCGTGTTCAGCGTGATCACCGGCGATCCGAAGGCGATCGGCGGCGAGCTGACCGCCAATCCGATCGTGCGCAAGCTGTCGTTCACCGGCTCGACGCCGATCGGCCGCCTGCTGATGGCGCAATGCGCGCCGACCGTGAAGAAGGTCTCGCTGGAACTCGGCGGCAATGCGCCGTTCATCGTGTTCGACGACGCGGATCTCGATGCGGCGGTCGAGGGCGCGATCGCGTCGAAGTACCGCAACAGCGGGCAGACCTGCGTGTGCACGAACCGTTTCTACGTGCACGACAAGGTGTACGACGCGTTCGCGGACAAGCTGCGCGCGGCGGTCGAGAAGCTCAAGGTCGGGCGCGGCACCGAGGCCGGCGTCACGCAGGGGCCGCTGATCAACGAGGCGGCCGTGCTGAAGGTGGAGTCGCACATCGAGGATGCGCTCGCGAAAGGCGCGCGCGTGCTGACGGGCGGCAAGCGTCACGCGCTCGGCCACGGCTTCTTCGAGCCGACCGTGCTCGCCGGCGTCACGCCCGCGATGAAGGTCGCGAAGGACGAGACCTTCGGCCCGCTCGCGCCGCTGTTCCGCTTCGCGTCGGACGACGAAGTGATCAGCTACGCGAACGACACCGAGTTCGGGCTCGCCGCGTACTTCTACAGCCGCGACATCGGCCGCGTATGGCGCGTCGCGGAGGCGCTCGAATACGGCATGGTCGGCATCAACACCGGCCTGATCTCGAACGAGGTCGCGCCGTTCGGCGGCGTCAAGCAGTCGGGCCTGGGCCGCGAAGGCTCGCATTACGGCATCGACGACTACGTGGTGATCAAGTACCTGTGCATGGGGCTGTAA